In Aythya fuligula isolate bAytFul2 chromosome 14, bAytFul2.pri, whole genome shotgun sequence, the following proteins share a genomic window:
- the LOC116494857 gene encoding rho GTPase-activating protein 7-like → MEEIEAREACDWLRAAGFPQYAQLFEDMQFPIDVKTVRKDHDFLDADAIESLFRRLNTLNKCASMKVEISHQRKQSDDSDDDEPCAISNKWAYERCSQKWSRLDSLESFSGQEGAGASVPGSPILKSISSEDTILLVHSEKHDVSSIHSASSGDSDVVSFPKAFEDVETSTSFFSKVASLDSAFSCSPPPSEFLNITSEEKLLDRSPFKKRTSLLKKMEKLHLRSCNLRSGQSKAKPIISEPVLLEGFNEEKMKMLNCVNIADLSGIQTKNNSSCSPESCSSSNHSEISSTVSTPGPLIKPQRHCERKGMYAEDLESGKLFLWNNVTQQNLKNEVKLQMNQMFHVPPGHKPGTFPTALTTSSLSSVDNSSVNWRTGSFHGCRRSRSRSSSKDSQAPSSPLSCTDNRLSVYDNLPDFQFDKLEATDVGDDDVFSELNTVIEDVNGLKKLVDQWTQKFSDDGDLDFASDLTSPCPSSPKGIRLDTEHLEDKTADVPTTEGESGCELDKELSSTELPYITDPKKTTRHRKQHWSVEESENLDSLSMQGDSQAAAQLARTQKLALLKLTALMDRYSPSSKQGWNWTIPKFIKKIKASDYKGKNVFGVPLLLNVQRTSHPLPNGILQALDYLRNHFLDQVGLFRKSGVKSRILSLREMNEASPNNVCYEGQSAFDVADMVKQYFRDLPEPIFTSRLCESFLHIYQYVPKEQQLQAVQAAILLLPKENREALKILLFFLRDVVAFVEENQMTPTNIAVCLAPSLFHLNTLRRDSSSSTRLSQRKHSLGKPDQRELSENLAATQGLAHMIMECNRLFQTDFPA, encoded by the exons AAATTGAAGCCAGAGAAGCCTGCGACTGGCTGAGGGCTGCCGGCTTTCCCCAGTATGCTCAGTTATTTGAAG ATATGCAGTTTCCTATTGACGTAAAAACTGTGAGGAAAGATCACGACTTCTTAGATGCAGATGCGATTGAATCACTGTTCAG ACGACTGAACACACTGAACAAGTGTGCATCAATGAAAGTGGAAATAAGCCATCAAAGGAAACAG aGTGATGACTCTGATGATGATGAACCTTGTGCAATAAGCAACAAATGGGCTTATGAGCGGTGCAGTCAGAAGTGGTCTCGTCTTGACAGCCTGGAAAGTTTCTCAGGACAAGAAGGTGCTGGTGCATCGGTCCCGGGCAGTCCAATACTGAAGAGCATCAGCAGTGAAGACACAATCCTTTTGGTTCATAGTGAGAAACACGATGTGTCCTCAATCCACAGCGCTAGCAGTGGTGACAGTGACGTTGTTAGCTTCCCCAAAGCTTTTGAAGATGTGGAAACCAGCACGAGTTTCTTCAGTAAAGTTGCTTCACTGGACTCTGCTTTTAGTTGTTCACCTCCCCCTagtgaatttttaaatatcacCAGTGAAGAGAAGCTTTTGGATAGGTCACCATTCAAAAAGAGGACGAGCCTTctaaagaaaatggagaagttGCACTTAAGGAGCTGCAACTTAAGGAGTGGTCAGTCAAAGGCCAAACCCATAATAAGCGAGCCTGTTCTTCTGGAAggatttaatgaagaaaaaatgaagatgctTAACTGTGTAAATATTGCTGACCTCTCTGGCATCCAAACAAAGAACAATTCCTCCTGTTCTCCCGAGAGCTGCAGTAGCAGCAACCATTCTGAAATCAGCAGCACAGTGAGCACTCCGGGTCCTCTTATAAAACCACAAAGACACTGTGAAAGAAAGGGGATGTATGCAGAGGACTTGGAGTCTGGCAAGCTCTTCCTGTGGAACAATGTAACTCAGCAAAACCTCAAAAACGAAGTCAAGTTACAGATGAACCAGATGTTTCATGTACCACCAGGCCATAAGCCTGGTACTTTCCCTACAGCACTTACAACCAGTTCCCTGTCTTCAGTGGACAACTCTTCTGTCAACTGGAGAACTGGGAGTTTTCATGGGTGCAGAAGGAGCCGGAGCAGAAGCAGTTCCAAGGACTCccaagcccccagcagccccctttCGTGCACAGACAACAGGCTGAGTGTGTACGACAACCTGCCCGATTTTCAGTTTGATAAGTTGGAGGCAACAGACGTTGGTGATGATGATGTTTTTTCAGAACTGAACACTGTTATAGAAGATGTCAATGGTCTCAAAAAGCTGGTCGATCAGTGGACACAGAAGTTCTCAGATGATGGGGATTTGGATTTTGCCAGTGACTTGACCTCTCCGTGTCCATCCTCGCCTAAAGGAATCCGTCTGGACACAGAGCATTTGGAAGACAAGACAGCAGATGTCCCAACCACTGAGGGAGAGAGCGGCTGTGAACTGGACAAGGAGCTCAGTTCTACAGAGCTGCCGTACATAACAGACCCTAAAAAGACCACCAG GCACAGGAAGCAACACTGGTCTGTGGAAGAAAGTGAGAACCTGGACAGCCTCTCCATGCAGGGTGACAGCCAGGCAGCTGCGCAGCTAGCCCGGACACAAAAGCTGGCTTTGTTGAAACTCACTGCTCTAATGGACAGATACTCCCCGTCCAGTAAGCAGGGCTGGAACTG gactATAccaaagttcattaaaaaaataaaagcctccGACTACAAGGGCAAAAATGTGTTTGGGGTCCCCTTGCTTCTGAATGTTCAGCGAACAAGCCACCCACTGCCCAACGGCATCCTGCAAGCACTGGACTATTTAAGAAACCACTTTCTTGACCAG GTTGGCCTGTTCCGAAAATCTGGTGTTAAATCCAGGATCTTGTCTTTAAGAGAAATGAATGAAGCCAGCCCAAACAACGTATGTTACGAAGGGCAGTCAGCATTTGACGTGGCAGATATGGTGAAGCAGTATTTCCGAGACCTTCCCGAGCCTATATTTACTAGCAGGCTTTGTGAATCCTTCCTCCACATCTACCAAT acgTGCCgaaggagcagcagcttcagGCTGTCCAGGCTGCCATTCTCCTTCTCCCAAAGGAAAACCGAGAAGCTCTGAAAATCCTCCTGTTCTTTCTACGAGATGTGGTTGCTTTCGTTGAAGAAAACCAGATGACCCCAACCAACATCGCCGTCTGTCTCGCGCCGTCGTTGTTTCACCTCAACACCCTGAGGCGGGATAGCTCCTCCTCCACTCG ATTGAGCCAGAGGAAGCACAGCCTGGGGAAGCCAGACCAGAGGGAGCTGAGTGAGAACCTGGCAGCGACGCAGGGCTTGGCCCACATGATCATGGAGTGCAATAGGCTCTTCCAG